The following are encoded together in the Methanosarcina flavescens genome:
- a CDS encoding DUF2156 domain-containing protein, whose amino-acid sequence MLCQEDFKPVTLADRAFFERHYTLYPQTHIDYTFTSMVCWNSFMHHRYAYVKGNVILACTAAGVTRLHPPIGPRNPELMREVIRLALDIGDDKKPLIRIDPETAKWIKRLEPELLLAPDLNHFEYVYRASDLVKLPGKKYLKIRSQINKFRKKYRHTVEPIKPGNREEIMEFLVKWCESKKCEDNLFLAHEIEAISYAIKHFTELLLRGLMIRVDSEVAAISLFERLNTNTALIHFEKGLPEYEGIYKVINTETAAVLASEVEYINRESDLGIDGLRKAKLRYHPHHMVEVYSLRQRTCFPSIK is encoded by the coding sequence ATGCTTTGTCAGGAAGATTTCAAACCGGTTACACTTGCAGATCGGGCCTTTTTCGAGCGGCATTATACGCTCTACCCGCAAACTCATATCGATTATACTTTCACGAGCATGGTCTGCTGGAACAGTTTTATGCATCACAGGTATGCGTATGTGAAAGGAAACGTGATTCTTGCGTGTACTGCCGCAGGAGTGACCCGGCTGCATCCGCCTATCGGTCCCCGCAATCCTGAACTCATGCGGGAGGTAATACGGCTCGCACTTGATATAGGCGACGATAAGAAGCCCCTTATACGGATTGACCCTGAGACTGCAAAGTGGATTAAGAGACTTGAGCCTGAGCTTTTGCTGGCTCCAGATCTCAATCACTTCGAGTACGTATACCGGGCTTCCGACCTTGTGAAGCTTCCGGGAAAAAAATATCTCAAGATCCGCAGCCAGATTAACAAATTCCGGAAGAAATACCGGCATACGGTCGAGCCGATAAAACCCGGAAACCGGGAAGAGATAATGGAGTTCCTGGTAAAGTGGTGTGAGAGCAAAAAGTGCGAGGATAATCTCTTCCTTGCCCACGAGATAGAAGCAATCTCTTACGCGATAAAACATTTCACCGAACTGCTCCTAAGAGGTCTTATGATAAGGGTAGATTCAGAGGTAGCAGCTATCTCTCTTTTTGAACGTCTCAACACTAATACGGCACTAATCCACTTTGAGAAAGGCCTGCCTGAATATGAAGGAATCTACAAGGTAATCAATACCGAGACCGCAGCAGTTCTTGCCAGTGAGGTGGAGTATATCAATCGCGAAAGCGATCTCGGCATCGACGGGCTTCGAAAGGCAAAGCTGAGATACCACCCTCATCATATGGTTGAGGTTTATTCGCTCAGACAACGAACATGTTTTCCATCTATCAAATGA
- the thiC gene encoding phosphomethylpyrimidine synthase encodes MTLMEDAKRGIITPAIDAVAKAEGIDPEIVRSCVAKGLIAIPINNRREIRPVGIGKYMSTKINANVGTSRDCIDIDAEIEKAKTAEAFGAHAVMDLSTGGNLDEIRTRILKSVNIPVGTVPIYQAAASRKVVVEMTSDDMFNAVRKHAEQGVDFVTVHAGVNLNSLERLRQSERIMNVVSRGGSFTLAWMLHNGEDNPFYAEYDYLLEIAKEYDMTLSLGDGMRPGCIADASDRPKFMEFITLGELVKRARAANVQTFVEGPGHVPLNEIELSVRGMKELCNDAPLYLLGPLVTDIAPGFDHITGAIGGAVAGMHGTDFLCMVTPSEHLALPTLDDIKEGLLVTKVAAHTIDLIKEGPRERAWEKDLAMAYARRDLDWEKQFELAIDGNRARKIRNARKTESDTCSMCGDLCALKIVKEAFDGKKKGE; translated from the coding sequence ATGACACTGATGGAAGATGCGAAGAGAGGAATCATCACCCCCGCAATAGATGCCGTGGCAAAAGCTGAAGGAATAGACCCTGAAATTGTCCGCTCCTGCGTAGCAAAAGGGTTGATAGCCATCCCAATAAATAACAGGCGAGAGATCCGTCCTGTCGGCATCGGCAAGTACATGAGCACAAAAATCAATGCCAATGTGGGAACTTCAAGGGATTGCATAGACATTGACGCCGAAATTGAAAAAGCAAAAACTGCAGAAGCTTTTGGCGCTCATGCAGTAATGGATCTTTCCACAGGCGGGAACCTGGATGAGATCCGTACCCGCATCCTGAAATCCGTTAATATTCCTGTCGGGACGGTTCCGATTTATCAGGCTGCAGCTTCCAGAAAAGTTGTTGTGGAGATGACCTCGGATGATATGTTCAATGCCGTCCGGAAACACGCCGAACAGGGTGTGGACTTCGTAACCGTGCATGCCGGAGTCAATTTAAATTCCCTTGAGCGCCTGCGCCAGAGTGAGAGGATAATGAACGTTGTAAGCCGGGGAGGCTCTTTTACCCTTGCTTGGATGTTGCACAATGGGGAAGACAATCCCTTCTATGCCGAATACGATTACCTCCTTGAAATCGCAAAAGAGTATGATATGACCCTGAGCCTCGGAGACGGCATGCGTCCCGGCTGCATTGCCGATGCTTCCGACCGCCCGAAGTTTATGGAATTTATTACACTCGGCGAACTTGTAAAGCGGGCAAGGGCAGCTAATGTCCAGACCTTTGTGGAAGGTCCTGGTCATGTGCCTCTGAACGAGATTGAGCTGAGTGTCAGGGGCATGAAGGAACTCTGTAACGACGCCCCCCTCTACCTGCTAGGTCCCCTCGTAACCGATATTGCTCCAGGATTCGACCATATTACAGGCGCAATAGGGGGCGCAGTTGCAGGTATGCATGGCACGGATTTCCTCTGCATGGTAACTCCGTCCGAACATCTTGCCCTTCCAACTCTCGATGATATAAAAGAGGGCCTGCTCGTAACAAAGGTTGCAGCCCACACCATTGACCTTATAAAAGAGGGCCCGAGAGAACGCGCCTGGGAAAAAGACCTGGCAATGGCCTATGCTCGCAGGGATCTTGACTGGGAAAAGCAGTTCGAGCTGGCAATCGACGGCAACAGAGCCCGAAAAATCCGGAATGCCAGAAAAACCGAGAGCGATACCTGCTCGATGTGTGGGGATCTCTGTGCCTTAAAAATTGTAAAGGAAGCTTTTGATGGAAAGAAAAAAGGAGAATGA